The Macadamia integrifolia cultivar HAES 741 unplaced genomic scaffold, SCU_Mint_v3 scaffold22, whole genome shotgun sequence genome has a segment encoding these proteins:
- the LOC122066039 gene encoding uncharacterized protein LOC122066039 isoform X2 produces the protein MDSSDDERNGVIVNHLTKEPCRSSALNSTKFIDEVLSGHNELCRENFRMDKHVFYKLCDVLQAKGLLRHTTRIKIEEQLGIFLFIIGHNQRTRAVQERFRYSGETISRHFNNVLNALMQISIDFFENPISNIPPEILNDPRFYPYFKDCVGTVNGIHIPVMVGVDEQGPFRNKNGYLSQNVLAGCSFDLRFHYVLAGWEGSASDARVLSSALTRRNNLCVPEGKYYLVNPKYPNMQGFIAPYHGVRYPLNEFPSGFGPQDAKELFNHRLSLLQSTTERIFRVLKERFPILLSVPPYPLQTQVKLVIAACAIHNYIQKEKRDDWLLKLHEEEGELHVEEPMMQVEMEPLTSTESPAVDIACDEEQLEMASQLRDSIAAELWNDYMLDLTST, from the exons ATGGACAGCTCTGATGATGAAAGGAACGGTGTAATAGTGAATCACCTAACAAAAGAGCCTTGTCGTAGTTCAGCACTCAACAGTACCAAGTTCATAGATGAAGTACTCAGTGGTCACAATGAACTTTGTCGTGAGAATTTTCGTATGGATAAACATGTCTTTTATAAGTTGTGTGATGTTTTACAAGCTAAAGGTTTGCTACGTCATACAACTAGAATCAAGATTGAGGAGCAGTTAGGAATATTCTTATTCATAATTGGCCACAATCAACGGACTCGAGCAGTTCAAGAACGGTTTCGATATTCTGGTGAAACCATTAGTCGACATTTTAACAATGTTTTGAATGCACTTATGCAGATTTCTATAGATTTCTTTGAGAATCCAATCTCTAATATCCCTCCAGAAATCCTAAATGATCCCAGATTTTATCCATATTTCAAG GATTGTGTGGGAACAGTAAACGGAATTCACATACCAGTGATGGTTGGTGTTGATGAGCAAGGTCCATTTCGCAACAAGAATGGTTATCTTTCACAAAATGTCCTGGCAGGCTGCTCATTTGATTTGAGGTTTCATTATGTTCTTGCTGGCTGGGAAGGTTCAGCATCAGATGCCCGTGTACTGAGTTCAGCACTTACTAGACGTAACAACCTTTGTGTCCCTGAAG GTAAATACTACCTTGTCAACCCGAAGTACCCTAATATGCAAGGTTTCATTGCCCCATATCATGGTGTTCGTTACCCACTGAATGAATTTCCAAGTGGGTTTGGTCCACAAGATGCGAAAGAGCTATTTAATCATCGGCTTTCATTATTACAAAGTACCACTGAACGCATCTTCAGGGTCTTAAAAGAGAGATTCCCTATTTTGCTTTCGGTGCCTCCCTACCCATTACAGACACAGGTGAAGCTGGTAATAGCTGCATGTGCAATACATAATTatatccaaaaggaaaaaagggatgATTGGCTATTGAAATTGCATGAGGAAGAGGGTGAGCTACATGTTGAAGAACCAATGATGCAGGTTGAGATGGAACCATTGACATCAACTGAATCACCAGCAGTAGATATTGCTTGCGATGAGGAACAATTAGAGATGGCTTCACAATTGCGGGATTCTATTGCAGCTGAATTGTGGAATGACTATATGCTTGATTTAACAAGCACGTAG
- the LOC122066039 gene encoding uncharacterized protein LOC122066039 isoform X1: MGIKQGAVVMDSSDDERNGVIVNHLTKEPCRSSALNSTKFIDEVLSGHNELCRENFRMDKHVFYKLCDVLQAKGLLRHTTRIKIEEQLGIFLFIIGHNQRTRAVQERFRYSGETISRHFNNVLNALMQISIDFFENPISNIPPEILNDPRFYPYFKDCVGTVNGIHIPVMVGVDEQGPFRNKNGYLSQNVLAGCSFDLRFHYVLAGWEGSASDARVLSSALTRRNNLCVPEGKYYLVNPKYPNMQGFIAPYHGVRYPLNEFPSGFGPQDAKELFNHRLSLLQSTTERIFRVLKERFPILLSVPPYPLQTQVKLVIAACAIHNYIQKEKRDDWLLKLHEEEGELHVEEPMMQVEMEPLTSTESPAVDIACDEEQLEMASQLRDSIAAELWNDYMLDLTST; this comes from the exons AGGGTGCGGTTGTCATGGACAGCTCTGATGATGAAAGGAACGGTGTAATAGTGAATCACCTAACAAAAGAGCCTTGTCGTAGTTCAGCACTCAACAGTACCAAGTTCATAGATGAAGTACTCAGTGGTCACAATGAACTTTGTCGTGAGAATTTTCGTATGGATAAACATGTCTTTTATAAGTTGTGTGATGTTTTACAAGCTAAAGGTTTGCTACGTCATACAACTAGAATCAAGATTGAGGAGCAGTTAGGAATATTCTTATTCATAATTGGCCACAATCAACGGACTCGAGCAGTTCAAGAACGGTTTCGATATTCTGGTGAAACCATTAGTCGACATTTTAACAATGTTTTGAATGCACTTATGCAGATTTCTATAGATTTCTTTGAGAATCCAATCTCTAATATCCCTCCAGAAATCCTAAATGATCCCAGATTTTATCCATATTTCAAG GATTGTGTGGGAACAGTAAACGGAATTCACATACCAGTGATGGTTGGTGTTGATGAGCAAGGTCCATTTCGCAACAAGAATGGTTATCTTTCACAAAATGTCCTGGCAGGCTGCTCATTTGATTTGAGGTTTCATTATGTTCTTGCTGGCTGGGAAGGTTCAGCATCAGATGCCCGTGTACTGAGTTCAGCACTTACTAGACGTAACAACCTTTGTGTCCCTGAAG GTAAATACTACCTTGTCAACCCGAAGTACCCTAATATGCAAGGTTTCATTGCCCCATATCATGGTGTTCGTTACCCACTGAATGAATTTCCAAGTGGGTTTGGTCCACAAGATGCGAAAGAGCTATTTAATCATCGGCTTTCATTATTACAAAGTACCACTGAACGCATCTTCAGGGTCTTAAAAGAGAGATTCCCTATTTTGCTTTCGGTGCCTCCCTACCCATTACAGACACAGGTGAAGCTGGTAATAGCTGCATGTGCAATACATAATTatatccaaaaggaaaaaagggatgATTGGCTATTGAAATTGCATGAGGAAGAGGGTGAGCTACATGTTGAAGAACCAATGATGCAGGTTGAGATGGAACCATTGACATCAACTGAATCACCAGCAGTAGATATTGCTTGCGATGAGGAACAATTAGAGATGGCTTCACAATTGCGGGATTCTATTGCAGCTGAATTGTGGAATGACTATATGCTTGATTTAACAAGCACGTAG